One stretch of Aquimarina sp. Aq107 DNA includes these proteins:
- a CDS encoding B12-binding domain-containing radical SAM protein → MSIVLTHAYYLSTDPKEQRIMKPYPPLGQLYISGYLKEQGLENYVFDTTFSSKKEQLSFIASKKPDVVAIYANLMTKVEVIKLIQILTTEATYGFPKIVLGGPDVTYNTENYLRSGAQYIVIGEGEETLYELHQAIKEKTDIKAVPGIAYLDNNKVIKTTARIKMKDLSLLPLPNREAIDMQKYLDTWKNNHGQSSMTISTQRGCPYTCKWCSTAVYGQSYRRRPASLVAQELAMLKREYNPDTIWFVDDVFTVSHKWLAEFHKEVIQQDAVIPFECITRAERLNDEVLQQLKEAGCYRIWIGAESGSQKIVDAMDRRVKVETVREAIQKTNQLGIETGTFIMVGYPGEDEKDIAETIHHLKVANPTHFTITVAYPIKGTSLYNEIENDITVQPDWNTSTDRDIDFKRTYHRKFYDFAVRRIVNEVNYFKNKNNITEKLKLKVKSIAALLLMKYYKLR, encoded by the coding sequence ATGAGCATTGTTCTTACCCACGCATATTATCTTAGTACTGATCCTAAAGAGCAAAGGATTATGAAACCTTATCCTCCTTTGGGACAACTTTATATTTCTGGGTATTTAAAGGAACAAGGTTTAGAAAATTATGTTTTTGACACTACTTTTAGCTCTAAAAAAGAACAATTGAGTTTTATAGCATCTAAAAAACCAGATGTAGTAGCTATATATGCGAACTTAATGACTAAAGTAGAAGTCATTAAACTTATCCAAATTCTGACAACAGAAGCTACCTATGGTTTTCCAAAAATAGTACTAGGAGGTCCCGATGTAACATACAATACTGAAAATTACTTAAGATCTGGCGCTCAATATATCGTAATTGGTGAAGGAGAAGAAACTTTATATGAACTTCATCAAGCAATTAAAGAAAAAACTGATATAAAAGCTGTTCCAGGAATTGCATATTTAGATAATAACAAAGTAATAAAAACTACTGCCAGAATAAAAATGAAAGATTTATCGTTGCTTCCACTCCCGAATCGAGAAGCTATCGATATGCAAAAATATCTTGATACTTGGAAAAACAACCATGGGCAAAGTTCTATGACCATTAGTACTCAGCGTGGTTGCCCATATACCTGTAAATGGTGTAGTACAGCAGTTTACGGACAGAGTTATCGTAGAAGACCCGCTAGTCTTGTAGCACAAGAATTAGCGATGCTTAAAAGAGAATACAATCCTGATACCATTTGGTTTGTAGATGATGTATTTACAGTAAGTCATAAATGGTTAGCTGAATTTCATAAAGAAGTGATACAACAAGATGCTGTTATTCCTTTTGAGTGTATTACCCGTGCAGAACGATTAAATGATGAAGTTTTACAACAGTTAAAAGAAGCCGGTTGTTATCGGATATGGATTGGAGCAGAAAGTGGTTCACAAAAAATAGTGGATGCAATGGATAGACGAGTAAAAGTTGAAACCGTAAGAGAAGCCATCCAGAAAACGAACCAATTAGGTATCGAAACAGGAACTTTTATCATGGTAGGATACCCTGGTGAAGATGAAAAAGATATTGCAGAAACCATACATCATCTAAAAGTAGCAAATCCTACTCATTTTACTATCACTGTTGCTTATCCCATAAAAGGGACTTCTTTATATAATGAAATTGAAAACGATATTACAGTACAACCAGATTGGAATACCTCAACAGATAGAGATATTGATTTTAAAAGAACGTATCATCGTAAATTCTATGATTTTGCTGTAAGAAGAATTGTTAACGAAGTAAACTATTTTAAAAACAAGAACAACATAACAGAAAAATTAAAATTAAAAGTAAAATCGATCGCCGCTTTACTACTAATGAAGTATTATAAATTGAGATAG